From the Dioscorea cayenensis subsp. rotundata cultivar TDr96_F1 unplaced genomic scaffold, TDr96_F1_v2_PseudoChromosome.rev07_lg8_w22 25.fasta BLBR01002012.1, whole genome shotgun sequence genome, the window CTCTATAAACAATATACAGTGTTAATAATAGATTGGGTGTCATCACTTTCTTCTCTAACCGAATCAATGGTACATTAGCCACTGGCATGCTGTTTTCCTATTACTAAATGGTCATCTATCTCCGTCTAATACTTTTAGTGTGCTTGATTTATGATGGGAAATCAGGCAAATGAAATAAAGCAAATGCATGATTTTCATCAGAACAATTTAGCTacatgttttgaatcaaaagatcAACACAATCACACATCATGACCCAAAGAATTCAATGACATTGTTTGAATCTGAGATCGAACATCATGTATAAATACTTAGGTTAGTTTGAAGGTAGTGTAGCATCAAAAGTTAGACAATAAGCTTGTTCATCCTTCTTCACTGGCAAGGTATAATGGTGGGTTCCATTGGTGTGGAGGTGTTTCTTTGGCACATATCAGGACTTACTGTTATCACCCCTTCGCCCTGAAAGCTCGGACAATAGTTCCACATAGTTAAGGATGAATTGTCTTGCAATTAATGGATTGAGAGGACTAACATACCTTGGCAAGGTTTCTGAAGTAAGTGGTGTTGTAGTTCCCTGTTGGGAAGAAAGCTTCAATTAGATCAGCTAAGACGAGCTGAGGTTGGGAAACGGCTCCGTCAAACCAGTCTattgattaataaatttaaagtatAGGTCAAACATTTATGAGGGTTAAAAGTCAAGGCAGCATAAGAATTATAGAGATAGTATCACCTAGTGAGGAAAAATTCCCTGCTCTTTTATCATATCTCCATAGACTCTGATTTGTAACAAAGCCGAAACAATAGCTACCTTCCACACCGATGTTTTCAAGGAATGTGGATATAGTGTACTCAGTTGGATCTTCTGAGTACGTTTGATCAATTGCTACATCTACTGTCTGATCATAGGAATGACAGTTTTAAGCATTTTAATTTGAGCATAAGATCAGGCTCTAATTTATGGTATTTGACAACTCACGCAAAGTATGGCGCGGAAGTTGTCTATTTCATCGGGTATAGAAATATTGTAGCTATTGTTGCTGATGGAGTCATCCAAGTTCTCTCCTCCAGCATCCACCACGTACTGTTTTCAGGCAGATTAATACATAATTAGACCCATTTCTTTATGTTTCCCTGTATATTGCTCATCCAATCTCATATTGAAGTTAGTTTTATCGAATCCCAAACCTGCAACTTGTATGTTTCCTTGGCAAATGACCAAATTCCCTGTGAAACCAGATGCTGATCATGTTAAAATTACTGGTTTTGTTCTTCTTATGAGTTGCGGCAGTGAAGATGCAAACCTGGTTGTAATCAATCCAAGCAACTACTGGCTTGAACCGAGTTGTGAGATTTGCTGCAACTTTGCTCAAGCACAAGTAGTTTCCTTTAATCTGCAATCATGTTACTATGATAAGAAATTAAGAAGAACTTCTTAATTCATGAGTTTAACTTAGACTTAAAAGGTCAATTTAAGGGAATAAAAGGCTCAGCTAGTACAACCAAGAAACTCAACTGCATCATATACTGTATTAGCTCTGGATTCTGAGTTTGTGAAAGAACCTAAGTATTTGATCCACTCGGCTCTCTGAAAAACCAAGAAgttaatgaatatatatttttactattaaGATCATGTGTCTATGTATAGTCATGAGGTTACCCTTAGAGGAGTTGTCTCTTCAAATGGCATGAAAGCCGCAAAATTGCAAGCCCGCTCTTCATCTACATTGCCGATGAAGTGCGCTGTCAATTGTGTAAATTGTTGTGTATCTGTAGTATTTAGCAGTAGTATGCCTCCATTTGCATAAGACATCAACACACATTCTGAAGTCACTATATCCGATGTAATGCCTTTTAGATAACCTACCAAACCAAGCATCTGAAATACCATTGATTTTGAGTCAGTAGAGTAAAAAACAGTAATTAAACAACTATTTGAAGGCACATAAGTTATACAGTATCTATCATGCAGATTTTTACTGAATTTTTTGGTTCAATCCTGCATAGAGTGTTCTACAATGGAGTTCTGAATCCCAATATGACATTTGACACTATTATCTAGCACTAGTGTGCACTGCCTATTTCTCTTCATTCATCTCTTAAATACATCACTAAATATCAACAAATGAGATTAACACTTGCAGGCTTGCAGCATATATTATGATGTAATTGGTTCTCTATTATTTGAATTACAGCAAACTCATTACTATGAAAAATAGAGAAGTGCATAATGCTTGATGAAAAGGGTAGAAAGAAGAGAAAGTTAGCAGATTTAGTCACCAACTGTGAAGAGAAATACAAATTCTTAGGCAGAAGCAATCCTCACCTCAAAGAATGACACtgtaaaaaattccaaaagtaaCATTTGTAAGTTAAAAAGCATCCCAAATTTGTAAGCATTTTCTTATATGGATTATGCAGACAATAGAATGTCATTTGAACTAGcatgaaacaaaagcacaaATAGAAATCTCATGACTCCAAATCAATAATACCTGGCACAGTAGTAGTATCAACAGAGTAGTTAGAGAGAGGAATGACAAAGGATTTGATTCTTCCTGTGCAGTACTTAGTCTTCAAAGCCATCCTTGAAGTATTCTTTTTAATCCCAtgacaaacaaaacacaaaatcatcaccaaaaacaaacacaatataCTAACAAAAACATGCAACACTCCACTTAAAAGAACACCTGCATAAGAAGGTAGCTCTTCCCATCAATGCTATTCTTGATAACCTTGAAGCTCTGTCCATAATACATCTGAAAATACACAGCATCCTCAACCTTGGAGATAGGTCCACTAGGAACCACCTTAGCTGCTCCATTAACATTAATAACaaactgaaaaaagaaaaagaacaagaacaagaacaaagagGATGCAGCTGCCATGGCTGAGAGTATATGAAAAAACTCTGAACTCAGAGCTACAGTGAAGAAGTTGGTGAAATGAGTTGGTGTTCATGTCAGTACCCGTGACTGATTTTGTATGTGTGTTGAGTGGCAAGCACTGACTGCACTGTGTCTTGGACTTCTTGTTTTTACTGTAGATAGTGTGTCAAGTGGGAAGGAGTCATGTGAGTGGCCATGGCTGCATTAGGGAAGGAGATAGTTTTATGTGTCCTTTGCTTTTGGCTTTTGTGTGGAGGATATAATGGTGCTGGCTGGAGTTTTCTATTTTGGAACATACATGCATTTGTGCTTGCTTTCTTTAATGCTTGGAATGGCAACATTTcttttttactcaaaaaaatatgtgaaggtttataaaatatatatatatatatatatgtgaaggTTGAAATGCTCTAATTAACCAATTCGGTGGTTGTGGttctatttgtttatatatatatatataaatttgtttgtgtttgGTAGTGATTGGGTATGTAAGTAGGTAGGTGGCTAATCCAGAATTGGGAGTTCACACCATTTTGTTTGGGGCTAGGAATAATgttgatttgaaattttgaatttaattttgaaatataaaaattaagagaaaataaaataggcATGTGTGTGTTTTGACTTGAttaatatgaattaattttattttattgtgattaaaattatatagttttaattaattgttgaaGATTGttattaatgaattattttaaaagtactaAATAgcgattatatatatttaattatctgAGTTTTGTTACAAGATTTCTTGTTATGCCGTTGGAGCTCGTCCCAACCCACCAAATAATAAGTTTAAACCAacctaaaatattaatttatttgttgaatttaaaaattaatcacaagttaattctaattttataaattgagtTTTATTGGAATGTATAAAATCATACATTAAGGTTCtagatgatgaaaataaaaaacaaaaaaaaaattagtacaaATAGAAAATTAAGCGTATCTTGACTTCAAATATATTTGTCTCTTAATTTTTCTCAATCGAAATTTTAAGTTAAGTATAAattctatctatttatttatttttattataattattttgacaaatCATCCCAACACACGCATTTACTTAACTGCTAAGCAATTACTACAATTacaaatctaaatttttaaccACTTTATGTAACATGagagttggtattttattttactctCTAAACAGATCCAGTTTTTATATACTTAAAGCTATGAGTTTATATTTAAAGTAAACATTCTCTTCTCTTAACCTGACAATTCTTTGTTGTAATT encodes:
- the LOC120257314 gene encoding uncharacterized protein LOC120257314, translated to MAAASSLFLFLFFFFFQFVINVNGAAKVVPSGPISKVEDAVYFQMYYGQSFKVIKNSIDGKSYLLMQNTSRMALKTKYCTGRIKSFVIPLSNYSVDTTTVPVSFFEMLGLVGYLKGITSDIVTSECVLMSYANGGILLLNTTDTQQFTQLTAHFIGNVDEERACNFAAFMPFEETTPLRRAEWIKYLGSFTNSESRANTVYDAIKGNYLCLSKVAANLTTRFKPVVAWIDYNQGIWSFAKETYKLQYVVDAGGENLDDSISNNSYNISIPDEIDNFRAILCTVDVAIDQTYSEDPTEYTISTFLENIGVEGSYCFGFVTNQSLWRYDKRAGNFSSLDWFDGAVSQPQLVLADLIEAFFPTGNYNTTYFRNLAKGEGVITVSPDMCQRNTSTPMEPTIIPCQ